The following coding sequences are from one Gopherus flavomarginatus isolate rGopFla2 chromosome 21, rGopFla2.mat.asm, whole genome shotgun sequence window:
- the LOC127038600 gene encoding guanylin-like, whose product MKGVTFPVTAVLLILVHSSQPVYVQEGEFSFPLEAVKKLKGFLDADARASPRMMARTSFISVCANAELPKEFKLVCQREDAPIIFNRLNLAVQDMDICEICANVACAGCR is encoded by the exons ATGAAAGGCGTCACTTTCCCAGTAACTGCTGTGCTTCTGATACTGGTGCACAGCTCCCAGCCTGTCTATGTCCAG GAGGGGGAATTCTCATTCCCGCTCGAGGCTGTGAAGAAGCTGAAGGGATTCTTGGATGCGGATGCCAGAGCCAGTCCTCGGATGATGGCTAGGACAAGTTTCATTTCTGTGTGTGCCAACGCAGAGCTGCCCAAAGAATTCAAGCTCGTATGTCAAAGGGAAGATGCACCCATCATTTTTAACAGGCTGA ACTTGGCTGTCCAAGACATGGATATATGTGAAATCTGCGCCAATGTAGCCTGCGCAGGTTGTCGCTGA
- the GUCA2A gene encoding guanylin: MKALLAAVLCLCTLAAFSDCVTVQVGKFSFPLESVKKLKDFLDNSVTGNPYLLNVRSASLCAVSDIPKEFLDLCATPDADQIFEELKPIARSPELCEICAFAACAGC; the protein is encoded by the exons ATGAAGGCTCTGCTGGCTGCAGTTCTGTGCCTGTGCACCCTGGCAGCCTTCTCTGACTGTGTCACAGTCCAG GTGGGAAAGTTCTCATTCCCCCTGGAGTCTGTGAAGAAGCTGAAAGACTTCTTGGACAATTCCGTGACCGGGAATCCTTATCTGCTCAATGTCAGATCTGCCTCTCTGTGTGCCGTCTCTGACATTCCCAAGGAGTTCCTGGACCTCTGTGCCACACCAGATGCTGACCAGATATTTGAGGAGCTAA AACCCATCGCCAGATCCCCCGAGCTTTGTGAGATTTGTGCTTTTGCTGCATGTGCCGGCTGTTGA